CATCATTTCTAATACGCCCCTTCTCTCTTCAACACCTTCCACACAGTTTTTACAATAATAATATCCATCCAGATGGACCAGTGGTCGATGTAGAACATATCCATTCGTACCCTTTCTTCATAACTGGTGTTCTGGCGGCCATTGACCTGCCAGAAGCCGGTAATGCCGCCCGGCTTTACTGAAAGTCGCTTCCGGGCCCATTGACCGCATTTTTCGAGCTCGGATTTCACGATCATCCGCGGCCCCACCAGGCTCATCTGGCCTTTCAAAACGTTTAAAAACTGAGGAAATTCATCCAGGCTGTATCTCCTCATGAACCTTCCAACCCTGGTAAGGCAGGGGGCATCCTTCAGTTTATAATTTTTCTCGAAGGCTCGCTTGAGCTGGGGATTGGTGTCGAGAATCTCATCGGCATTGATCTTCATAGAGCGGAATTTGAAGGCATCGAATTCGATTCCTACTTTGCCAATTACCTTGAGTAAATAGATAACTGGTCCACCACTTTCAAGCCAGATGAGAAGGCGAGAAAGGCACACCTGCCCTTCAGTCATACTGCTCCATCTCCCTTAATCACTGCTGGAATTGTTTTAATCAAGATCTTTAGATCTAACCAGAGTGACCGGTGATCAATGTAATACATGTCTAGTTCAACTCGCTTTTCGTATGGCAGTTTGGATCGTCCGCTCACCTGCCAGAGGCCGGTTAGTCCAGGCTTTACACTGAGAAACTTCTCTTTGCAGTAGCCGTAATGCTTTTCAAGTTCAGGAGGGATGACATCCCGCGGGCCAACAAGACTCATCTCGCCTTTCAGGATATTGAAGAACTGCGGTAGTTCATCTAAGCTGGTTTTTCTCAAAAACTTTCCCACTCTCGTTACTCTGGGATCATTGCGAATTTTATAATTCGATTCATATTCTTCTCGTAACTTAGGGTTGCTTTCTAATAATCTTTGCAGAACCTCCTCACCGTTGGGAATCATGGTGCGGAACTTGTATTTAATAAAGAACGAACCATTTTTGCCCAATCTTTTGGTCTTATGAATTACAGAGCCTTTAGAATCTATCTTGATAGCGATAGCGATAAGCAACCCTACTGGGAAAAGGAAGATAATCGCCACTAACGAGAGCAAAATATCAATAGCTCTCTTTATTTTCTCATAATATAGACTCATCCTGCACCATTTATAGTACTCTTTAAACATATCTAAAATTTAGTCTATTTTATGAAATTTTACCACACATATCCAGTTTTCTCAACAGATATCACTCAAACAACAACTTCTCAAACTCACTTACAATTTTATTAATATCAAAATTTGACTCTGCATATTTTCTCGCATTTCTGCCTAGCTCTTTACGCAAGTCTTCATCATTCATTAATAATTTAATACTTTTCAAAAAGCCAGCTCTATCATTTGGTTCTGAAATCAATCCAGCCCCACTTCTATCAATTATCTTAGATGCCAAGTTGTCAAGCGGGACTGAAAGGACTATAGGTCTACCTGCACACATATAAGCAAGTATTTTCGAAGGAACTGAAAAAATTCCCGCATCCCTTTCCAAAATCGCAATCAAAATGTCAGCAGTAGCAAGCACATAAGGTAAGTCAGCATACTGCTGAAAAGGCATTATAATTAAATTGTCGAGCTCATTTTTATTTTTATTACTTATCAGATAATCTGCTCCTATCCCCTCAGAAATAACAACTACTCTCACTCTATCAAAATCTCTAACTTCTTTAGCTAAGTATAAAATTAAATCCGGATTATGCTTCAAACCCAAAGTACCGGAATATATTATATTGAAAGTACTGTCTAAACCATACCTAATAGACCATTTATTACTTTTCGTCAGCAATGGGATCTCTTCAATTGGAGCCCAATTATAAATAACCGAAATATTGCCAGCATCAATCCCCCAATCCCTAATGATGTCAACAAATTCATCCGCAATTACAACAATTTTATCACTCCTCCTTAGCAGAGTTTTCTCCATATTAATAAAGTACTTACCAACACACGCGCCTATCACGCTATTTTTTCTAGAAAAGATATTTAATAAAGCTATACCATATAGATCCTGAACCCAGAAAATAAATCTTTTGTTATTCCTTAACGAATACCTAACTAAAACATCTTGAATCCACAAAGGTGTATTAGAAGAAATTATAACATCAGGATTAATAGTAATAATCTTCTTCAGCAGCATTTTAGAATATCTAACTTCTTGAAAATACCTTCTGATCAAAGAATATTTTTTAATTTTCCTTTTTGTTGAGATTTCTTCTATATGGAAATTATCAGGATCATTGGTAGTTTTGTCAAGATTGCCATGGGGACTGGTAATATCTCCAGAATAAATATGGTACACACAATATCCTCTCTCCGCAAGTTTTCTACTTAATTGAACCTGAAAAGGATGTCCAGCGTAATCGTGAACGATAATTATCATTTATTTAATAATTCTACCTAATTTTAAATCCAATTATAGTTTTTTTAAAGTCCTTTGCATAGTGGTCAATTTGGTTTTCAACCAAATTTTTTTAAATAATTATCGGAAGTTCCGCCTTTAACGTCCAATGGCCCTGGGATATGTTTTATCTTTTTTATTAGCAATATCCATTATGATCTTAGCAAGTTCTTTAATAATAACCATTCTTCTGAACCCATCCCGGAAAAGTTTTCCCATTCATGTTCATTATCCGGCATCATAGGATTTGCTAATTCCCCTTAAGTTTTAGAATTGTTAGAATTTTTTTGTTTGTATTCTAGGTAACAAGCAGATTAGGAATTAAAAAATCTTTTTTAAACAGTATTTAATTAACCATTCACATACATTCAAATTAATCATTGATGAATTGTGCATAATATAAGCATCATTCTCACCGGAAAAAACAAAACCAGCTCCTCCCATATCAGCCGCCAATTGATATACCTCATCAAAACCTTTATCTCTGTCTATTAAAACTTCCAAACCCTTCTTCATCTTCAAATCCTGATTAGGAACAATTAAAACCCCCTGTACAACTTCAGGATCTCTAAGATTACCAATAATAAATTCATCTGCTTCAGTGGGTGAAAACTC
This genomic window from Candidatus Neomarinimicrobiota bacterium contains:
- a CDS encoding sugar transferase; translation: MTEGQVCLSRLLIWLESGGPVIYLLKVIGKVGIEFDAFKFRSMKINADEILDTNPQLKRAFEKNYKLKDAPCLTRVGRFMRRYSLDEFPQFLNVLKGQMSLVGPRMIVKSELEKCGQWARKRLSVKPGGITGFWQVNGRQNTSYEERVRMDMFYIDHWSIWMDIIIVKTVWKVLKREGAY
- a CDS encoding sugar transferase, yielding MFKEYYKWCRMSLYYEKIKRAIDILLSLVAIIFLFPVGLLIAIAIKIDSKGSVIHKTKRLGKNGSFFIKYKFRTMIPNGEEVLQRLLESNPKLREEYESNYKIRNDPRVTRVGKFLRKTSLDELPQFFNILKGEMSLVGPRDVIPPELEKHYGYCKEKFLSVKPGLTGLWQVSGRSKLPYEKRVELDMYYIDHRSLWLDLKILIKTIPAVIKGDGAV
- a CDS encoding glycosyltransferase family 4 protein, with the protein product MIIIVHDYAGHPFQVQLSRKLAERGYCVYHIYSGDITSPHGNLDKTTNDPDNFHIEEISTKRKIKKYSLIRRYFQEVRYSKMLLKKIITINPDVIISSNTPLWIQDVLVRYSLRNNKRFIFWVQDLYGIALLNIFSRKNSVIGACVGKYFINMEKTLLRRSDKIVVIADEFVDIIRDWGIDAGNISVIYNWAPIEEIPLLTKSNKWSIRYGLDSTFNIIYSGTLGLKHNPDLILYLAKEVRDFDRVRVVVISEGIGADYLISNKNKNELDNLIIMPFQQYADLPYVLATADILIAILERDAGIFSVPSKILAYMCAGRPIVLSVPLDNLASKIIDRSGAGLISEPNDRAGFLKSIKLLMNDEDLRKELGRNARKYAESNFDINKIVSEFEKLLFE